From the genome of Coleofasciculus chthonoplastes PCC 7420, one region includes:
- a CDS encoding anthranilate synthase component I — translation MDVNTAIATELFEPTPSSCNPIQPWHWRKLPLAKRSGSHVFEALFLHPRGDSTQEINLAKNYHIATLLESPVTPHNTHLARYSICAGSPRFIANQPQLWTPPVGDILPFLRRLLQVQKAESPVPAELPFTGGWLGWLGYDLAGEIEQLPHLNTDPLPFPIAYWYEPESFAVLDHHQQLLWLATTDVAQLDSLQHQLEEVDRKTGVKNTPEPDKSNPITPIFQISQHDYMAAVQQAKRYIQAGDIFQANLSLRFEAYTALDSWSIYRALQQINPSPFASYWQTPWGAMISCSPERLIQLSGTKVETRPIAGTRKRGANSTQDDQLAKELILNKKERAEHIMLVDLERNDIGKVCEWGTVKVNELLTIERYSHVMHLVSNIMGTLSPKCDPIDLIRGVFPGGTITGCPKVRCMEIIEELEPVKRNLFYGSCGYLDWRGNLDLNILIRTLLYSKSSHSQPGATVWGQVGAGIVADSDPQKEWYESLQKAQAQLNALNLQL, via the coding sequence ATGGACGTGAATACCGCGATCGCGACTGAGTTATTTGAACCCACCCCATCTTCCTGCAACCCCATACAACCTTGGCATTGGCGCAAGCTTCCTCTGGCTAAGCGTAGTGGTTCACACGTCTTTGAGGCGCTATTTCTCCATCCTAGAGGAGATTCGACACAGGAAATAAATTTGGCTAAAAATTATCACATTGCCACTCTTTTAGAAAGCCCAGTGACGCCACATAATACCCATCTGGCTCGATATTCGATTTGTGCGGGTTCTCCTCGCTTTATTGCGAATCAACCTCAACTATGGACTCCGCCTGTGGGAGACATTCTACCTTTCCTGCGCCGCCTGCTTCAAGTGCAAAAGGCAGAATCGCCTGTACCTGCTGAACTTCCCTTTACAGGGGGGTGGTTAGGATGGCTGGGATATGACTTAGCCGGGGAGATTGAACAACTCCCCCACCTCAACACTGATCCTCTACCTTTCCCCATCGCCTACTGGTATGAACCCGAATCCTTTGCGGTGCTGGATCATCATCAGCAACTTCTTTGGTTAGCGACGACGGATGTGGCTCAACTTGACTCCCTACAACATCAGCTAGAGGAAGTGGATAGGAAGACAGGAGTAAAGAATACACCAGAACCGGACAAAAGTAATCCCATTACTCCTATTTTCCAAATCTCTCAGCACGATTATATGGCGGCGGTGCAGCAAGCGAAACGATATATTCAAGCTGGGGATATCTTCCAGGCGAATTTATCGTTGCGGTTTGAAGCGTATACTGCTTTGGATAGCTGGTCAATTTATCGAGCATTGCAACAGATTAATCCTTCCCCCTTTGCCAGTTATTGGCAAACTCCGTGGGGAGCAATGATTAGCTGCTCACCCGAACGATTGATTCAGTTATCTGGCACAAAAGTTGAGACTCGACCGATTGCTGGAACGCGGAAACGTGGCGCTAATTCAACTCAAGATGATCAGTTAGCAAAAGAGTTAATTCTGAACAAGAAGGAAAGAGCCGAACATATCATGTTGGTTGACTTAGAGCGCAATGATATCGGCAAAGTTTGTGAATGGGGAACTGTAAAAGTGAATGAACTTCTCACTATTGAACGCTACAGCCACGTTATGCATTTGGTTAGCAATATTATGGGAACACTTAGTCCTAAGTGTGACCCGATAGACTTGATTCGAGGTGTATTTCCTGGGGGAACCATTACGGGTTGTCCGAAAGTTCGCTGCATGGAAATTATTGAAGAACTTGAACCAGTAAAACGCAATTTATTTTATGGTTCTTGCGGTTATTTAGATTGGCGGGGAAACCTGGACTTAAATATTTTAATTCGCACGTTGCTGTATAGTAAATCGAGCCATTCTCAACCTGGAGCAACGGTTTGGGGACAAGTGGGTGCTGGCATTGTGGCTG